The following DNA comes from Chitinophaga nivalis.
GATCCCGGGGCGAAACAGACACCTCCGGCGCCGTAGCCGCATAGGCTGCCTGTTCTGCCTCACTATACCACAATACAGCGCGTTGGTCAGCTATGCCAGTATCATACGCCTCATTAGTCAGCAATACCTGTGCTTTACTTTCCTGCAGAATATAAGCTACCCGCTGGGCAGGATACGATGGATCTACCGGTACATAGGCTGCTCCGGTTTTTAATACTGCCAGCAGGCTTATCAGCAGTTTTTCAGAACGTTCCAGCATAATCGCGACCAATTGCCCTGCCCCTACCTGGTGCGTTGCGATCAGCCGCCGCGCCAGCCGGTTGGCCTGTTCATCCAGTTCCCGATAAGTAAGCGCCACATCAGCAAACATCACGGCTGTTTTATCGGGGGTACGCTGTACCTGTGCCGCCAATAAACTAACAAGGGTATCTTCTTCCGGAAATGCGCCCTGCGTATCATTAAAAGCATGCAGCAGGTTGAACTTTTCTGCTGCCGGCAAAAAGTCGATGGCAGCAATCCGGATATCGGGTGCAGCAATGATGGCTGCTATAATATTTTCAAAGTAACAGATCGCACGGCGGATCGTTTCTTCTTTAAACAGTGCCGTTGCATATTCCAGCTGCCACTGCAGTTGGTCTGCTTCCTCCGCAACGATCAGCGTCAGGTCCAGTTTCGCTACCGGATGCTGATAAGTGTAAGGCGTCAGCGTGAGCCCCGGGATATCCCAGGAAATGTCGTCGAAGTTCTGATACAGAAACAACACATCAAAAAGCGGATTCCGGCTCAGGTCCCGTTCCAGCTGCAGCTGCTCTACCAGCGCTTCATAGGGATAGGCGCTGTTGTTGAAACTTTCCAGCGTACTGGCTTTCACGTTAGCAAGCAATTCCCGGAAACGCAGGCTGCCTACCGGTCGGTTTCGCAGGGGCAGGGTATTGATAAATACACCCGGTATTTTTTCTGCATCTGCATGTTCCCTCCCGGCTACCGGCGTACCAATGACCACGTCTTCCTGGTTACTGAGTTTGCCCAGCCATACATTGTATACCGCCAGCAATACCATAAAAAGGGTACTTCCTTCCTGTGCGGCCAATTGTTTCAATGCAGCAGTGGTGGCTGGCGTGGTGGCAAAATGGATCGTATGCCCCGCATAATTCTTCACTGCGGGCCGCGGATAATCTGCCGGCAGTTCCAGCGCGCTGGCCGGTTCTGCAAAGGTCTGCATCCAGTAAGCCCGTTGCTGACTGATGGCATTTTGCCGGTCGGGACTTTGCTGCCATTCTGCATAATCTTTATAGTGCAACCGCAAAGGCGGTAGTTCCTCATCACGGTAAGCTGCTACAAAGTCCTGTACCAGCACACTTTGGGATACCCCATCATTGATGATATGATGCATATCGAGCCACAACAGCTGCGTCGTATCCGCGCCCGTGATTAATCCCGCACGGAATAATGGCGCGGCTTCCAGGTCAAACGGACGGATAACGTTGCCGATGCTGTGTGTAATATCGGCGCCTGCCACCTGTTGTTCCAGTGAAAACGAAACGGTTTCCAGCACCTGTTGCATTACGGCGCCCTGCACAATCGCAAAGCGGGTCCGTAAAATTTCATGGCGTTGTATCAACCGCTCAAAGGCACGGGATAACTGTTCCGGGTCTGGTATCCCTTCCAGGCGCAGGAAATAAGGCATATTATAGGCCAGCGAAGAACGATCCAGCTGGTATAAAAAATACAATTGTTGCTGTGCTGCTGTTACCCGGTACCAGGACTTGCTGTCTGCAACAGGTATGGGCGTATAGGTAGCGGTAACAGCTGCGGATATCAGCATGGCCAGACTGCTGATATCCTGGTGGGTAAATACTTCCTGCAGGGAGATGGTTACCTGGAAGTGTTTGAATATTTTATTCAGCAGCACTGTGGCTTTCAGGGAATGCCCTCCCAATTCGAAGAAGCTGGCTTTTCTGCTGATCAGCTCCTGCGGGACTTTCAGCACTTCTGCCCATATGGCTGCCAGTGCCACTTCGGTATCATTGGCCGGCGCCAGGTACCCGGTACCTGCTTCCAGCTGTGGATCCGGCAAAGCAGCTCTGTCTGTTTTTCCATTGGATGTCAGCGGCAGCTGCTCCATCCGCACAAAATAGGATGGCAGCATATAATCCGGTAGTTTACCGGAAAGGAAACTACGGAGCGCCGGTGCGGCTATTTCTGTGGCAGATACATAGTAAGCAATCAGGTATTTATCTTCTTCCTGTTCCCGGGCAATGACCACGGTTTCTTTCACACCCGGATATTTTCCCAGCTGTCCTTCTATCTCTCCCAGCTCTATCCTGAATCCCCGCAGCTGTACCTGGTGGTCTATTCTGCCAATGTATTCCAGGTCGCCACTGGCTAGTATTCTGCCGAGATCACCTGTTTTATACAATCGTTGTTCCGGATAATAAGGGTGCGGTACAAAAACGCGTGCTGTCAGTTCCGGTTTTCCCAGGTAGCCTCTCGACACACCTTCTCCACCTACATACAACTCTCCTATTACGCCACGTGGCACCAGCTGCCGGTGCTGATCAAACAAGAATACCGACAGGGTTGGAATTGGTTTACCAATATTACTGTTGTTATTTTTTATCTCCTCCGCGCCGATCTCCTTATAGGTGACATGCACAGTGGTTTCTGTAATTCCAAACATATTCACCAGCTGCACACGCGGATATCTTTCATACCAGGTATCCAGTTTGGCAGGTGACAACGCCTCTCCGCCAAATATAACGTAACGCAGCGCAGGCAAGGATGCCGGACCAACCAATTCTTCCCGTATCAGGTTATAAAAAGCACTGGGCGTCTGGTTCAGTACCGTGACCTTTTCTTCCCGCAAAATATCCAGATAGGCAGCGGTATCCCGTGCCATCATTTTTGGAATAATCACTAACCGGCCACCAAACAACAAGGCGCCATACATTTCCCATACACTGAAATCGAAGCAATGACTATGGAACATGGTCCAGACATCTCCCGGGCCGAAATCAAACTGAAATCCGTCGTTAAAGAACAACCGCACCACATTGCGGTGTGTTACCATCACCCCTTTGGGATGACCAGTGGTACCGGAGGTATAGATAATATAACAAAGGTCTGCAGGATGATTACGGTAACGGGCAAACGAAATATCCGGAGATGCGTCGGCGGCATCTTCCAGGTATATCACTGCCGGACCGGCCGGCACTTTTTCTTCAAATGCCCGGCTGGTTAATAGCAGCTGTGTACCGCTATCTTGCACCAGGTACTGAATACGTTCTTCGGGGTAGTCCACATCAATGGGCAGGTAGGCGCCACCGGCCCGGAGAATAGCCACCATCCCAATGACGGTATCGATGGAGCGGTCTGCCAGCAATGCTACAATCGTATCGGCTTGTACGCCTTTGCTCACCAGACATGCAGCAATCCTGTCGGCCGCCCGATCCAGTTCGGCATAGGTTACCTGCTGATCGCCCAGCTTGATGGCGATATTGTCGGGCACCCGTACGATCTGTTCCTCGAGGAGATCGGTAATAGTTTTGTTGGTAGGGAAAGATACCTGTGTATGATCAAAACGCTGTAGTAAGCGTTGTTCTTCTTCGGCAGCGATGGCCGTCAGTTCACCCAGGCCGGTCAGCGGAGCCGCCAGCAGGTTGCCCAGCAAGGTAATATAATGTGTCAGCAACGTTGTGATGGTACCCGGATCAAAATAATCTGCGTTGTAGATCATATTACCCTGGATCGTATCTCCATTATCTGATAGTAGCAGATGCAGATCATACTTACCATATCCATTGTTGGTGGCTGTTGTTGTAATATTTAGTCCGGCTACCGGTGGCAGGCTATCGGGCGGTGTTTCATACTGGAAAAGGATGTCAAACAAGGCGGTGCGGCTCATGTCTTTTCCCGGCGCCAGCTCTTTCACCAGTTTATCAAAAGGAATAGCTGCAAAAGACATTCCCTGTGCTTCCGCTGCTTTTAACACGTGCAGATAATTCCGGAAACAGCTTTCATCGGTAATATCGCTTTTCAATACCACCAGGTTGGCTACAGGCCCTATTACGTTTTGCGAAAAGGGCGTGTTGCGATTGGCAGCACTGGTACCGATGACGATTTCATCATGTCCGCAATACTTGCGCAGCAACATTTTAAAAGCTGCCATCCATACAATGCGGATGGGTACTTCCTCCTGTGCAGCCACCTGTGCCACTGCCTGGTACAGGCTATCCGGAATGTGGACGGTTGCCGAAGCAGCCGTATAAATATGAATGGCCGCCCTGCTGCGATCAGTAGGTATCTCCAGTGCTTTCACCTGCTGCCCCAGGTACTGTTTCCAGTAATGCAGGTACCAGGGTTCCAGTTTCAGCAAGCTTTCCTGCTGCCATAAACCGAACCCGCGATAAGACAGGCCGGTATATTTTTCCGGTGCGGTACTGCCGTTCAGCAATGCCTGATAATTGCGCAACAGTTCATCCCGCAACAACCATACAGTGTGCCGGTCTGCGATGGCATGATGAAAAACGACCAGCAACTGATACTCGTCGGTTGCGGTGTGTATCAGGACTGCCCGAAACAAGGCTGCTGATAAGTCAAAAGCCGTGTTGATCCAACGGTGCAGACGGGGCTCCAGCTCCGCTGGTTGTTCGCGCAGATCTTCTTCTTCCCAGAAAAAATCTTCACTGGTATGTATTTCCTGAAAAGGTGTTTCTTCTTTATTAATAATCCGGGTGCGGAGTATATCATATCGTTGTACCAGCCAGCCGATGCTCTTTTTGAGCCGGTCGGGCTGTAACGCGCCTTCAAAGCGGAGGAGCAGCGGAATATTATGATACACCGGTCCTTTTTCATACAGAAAACCTGCTTCAAACCGATCGATAAACCACAGACGTTCCTGGTGATAAGAAGCTGGTGTGAGACCTCCCTGCGGCAGCTTTTCGGGCAGGTATTGCGCCTGCTCGTCCCATATCGCCTGGCGTTCTGCTGCGGTAAACAAACTGACTTCCCCGGCTGACTTGCTGCTGTTGCGAAGTATTTCCTGCAGCGCCATAAAGAAGCGGGTAGCCATTTCCGCCGCGAAGCCATCACTGATCTTATCTGTTTTATATACGAACTCGATCTCCAGCGCTTCTTTAAAAAACACATATATACCAAAGGGGATACTGGTATTTTCATATACTTCCCGCAGGGAGATCTGAAAGGTTTGTTGTTGGGTAATGCTTTCATCCAACGGATAGTTTTCTATCGCGATGATCACATCAAAAAGATCTGCTGCCGGTTTTAACCGGAGTAGTTGTTTGATATCAAAATAAGAGGTAGTACAAAACTGGTTCACCTGGATGATATCGTTGTTCACGGTAGCTACCAGCGCCGACAACAACGTCTGTTGTTCGAGCTTCACCCGGAAAGGAACGGTATTCATGAAGTTGCCGATCACCGACTCACTTCCCCGTATTTCCGGCTCCCGGCAGGATACCGTTGTTCCAAACACCATATCTGCCTGCTGCCGGTGTTTATACATCAACAAGGCATAGGCAGCATATATGACAGCAGCCTTTGTTACTTTGTGGCTGGCAGAAAATTGTTCCAGTTCCTGCGCCGGTATGCTGTAATGTTTTCTTCGCAGCAACCGCTCCGTTGTGGTGCCGGTGAAATCTTTCGTCAGCGGTGTAAAGTGATACCCCTGCAGATACTGTTTCCAGAAACCACCTTCTCCTTCGCCCAACCGCTTTCTTTTAATCCGCTGCACCACTTCCTTATAGGGAATTTTCACCCGGATCTCCGGGGCCTGCTGCTGTAGCAGCCTGTGATAGTTGCCCAGCAGTTCCTTTAGCAGTAAGGCGGTACTCCAGCCATCGTAGAGAATATGATGATGGGTGATACTGAAAATATAGGTACCGGCTGTTTGTTTCAGCAGGGTAAAACGAATAGGTAATACGGTCAGGTCAAAGCGCTGATGACGATCTGCGGCTATGTATTCCGCTGCTGTGTGCTGTGTGGCAGACAGGTCTATATATTTAAAATCAATCGGGTGTTGTTTGAGTATAATATGCAGCGGTTTACTCACCTTCTCCCAGCTAAACACAGACCTTAACACCTCGTTGCCCGCCTGCACAGCGTAGATGGCCTGTTCCAGCACATCTGCCTGCAGGGCGCCTTCCAGCAGAAAAGATACCTGCACATTATACAGGCTGTTTTCCGTTTCTTTCAGGTAATGAAAAAACATGCCTTGCTGGATACCGGTTAATTCGATAATATCCTGGATATTGGATTTTTCAATTCTGCCGTTCATAGGGTTGCTGTTTACTATATAGAATATGCGCGGTAAGACGGGTTATCAGCTGGCGGGTATATAATTCCGGCCCATGCCTACCAATACCTTTCTGTCGCCGGAAAACGGTTCACGGCCATGCGTGAACAACATATTATCCAGCAGCAGCAGGTCCTGGTTTTCCCATTGAAAACTGAATTTGGTATTGTCATACACTTCCCGGATGATGGAGAGCGCTTCTGTATCGATTGGTGTGCCATCACCAAAGTAGGCGTTGCGGGGCAGAAACTCTTCTCCCAGCAGGTCCAGCAAACTTTCCTGTAAGTCTTCCTGCAGGCTGCTCACATGAAAAAGATGCGCCTGATTGAACCACAGTTTTTCTGCCGTTACCGGATGTTGAATCACGCCCTGGTTAATTTGTTTGGTGCGCAGGCCTGTTTCCGTCCACTCAAATCCGATGTTATGCGCCTTGCAGAATGCTTCCACTTCTCCCTTCTCGGTTGTCTGAAATACTTCTGTCCAGGGCAGGTCTACATCGGAGTAATTACGTACGTACATCACTTTTTTGCGTTCAAATTCCTCCCGGATGTCGGCCGGTATTTGCGCATAGGCTACCCTGCTGTCTGATATGGGCGTATTGCCCATGGTGGCAGCCTTTTGTACACACAGGAATCCAATCGTCAGCGGCCAGGTATGCGCATAGGCGTTCTCGTTATGTTGCGGAATGGTTTCTGAAGGATGATATTCGGAAGCGGTATAAATGTTATGCTCTACACTGGTTCTCGGGGTAGAGCGATAGGTGTAGGCGCCTGGCTCACTGCCAAAAAAGAGGGTCAGCATCCGGCTGAATTCTTCTCCGGATTTAATATTCAGCCCTCTTATCAGCAAGGCTCCTTCCTCCGCCAAAACAGCTGCCACTGCCTCTTTGTACTGCACCGCCCAATCTACCGGGGAGATACCGATGTTGGCTGTTTGCAACAACATTTTTCTACCTGCTATTTCCTGTATATTCAGTTTTTCCATGAGCATATATTTTAAATAGGTTTTGCTGTTTTATGCCAGCAAGGCATCCAGGTCGGCCTGGTCCAGGTCAGCGGCATCGAAGTCCGACGGGGTAAAATGCAGTTCGTCTTCGTGCCTGATATGGTGCAGGATCTCCTGCAGTTGTTGTATCAGGGTTTGTTTAAACCAGTCTATTGTAGCCGTATGGTATGCTTTGGTGTTGTAATGGATATCGATGGTGAGTATACCACGGATAATCATGGCATTGAGTTCTATTTTTGCCGTAAGATGATTATGGCCGTCATGCTCGCTGCCATGGGCCTGGCCGCTGTATACAAAGAGATCGTTGTCTAATTCACTGTCGAAGATACCGAGGTAATTAAACCGTACGGCTGTCATGGGTTCTGTTCTTTCATCCAGCGGATGATTCATGCTGCGGAGTATACCATAGCCCATTCCCTTGTGCGGTACGGCTCTGATCTGTTCCTTCACGGCCTTGATGTGTTCTCCTGTCGTATAGCCATGAAGCGATAAGCGCAACGGATACATCACCGTAAACCAGCCCAGCGTGCGGGATACATCCGGATCTTCCAGGTGGCGGCCATGGTTTTCCTGTTCTGTTACCAGCGTGTGTTGCCCGGTCCATTCCCGCAGGGTGAGTGCCAGGGCGGTATTCAACAGGATATTGACATCCGTATGATATACGTGGTGGGCTTCTTTCACCAGGAAAGTGGTTGCCGGCTCCTCCAGGGAAATGGTTACTTTGGCGGCATCTTTGACCAGCCATGCAGCGGGTTCCTCATCCTGTGGTATATCGAATACGGTACTGGTTACGGCTTCCCAGTAAGCTGTTTCTTCTTTCAGGTTTTCCGCCCAGGTCCATGCCGGCAGTTTTCTTTGCCAGTCGGCCAGGGAAGCGGTTTTGCCGGACAATGTTGCCCGCTCGCCTTTTTCGAGCGCCGTATATACGGTATACAGATCTTCCAGCAATACTCTCCAGGAAATACCATCCATCAGCAAGTGATGTGCTGTGATGAACAACAGGGAGGAATAGGTATTTTCCTGTATGATCGCTACTTTCAGCAATAAAGAAGTAGTAATATCAAAGGTACTTTTCAAGGAAACGAAAAGAGAGGAAGACGTATCTTCCGGCTTGTCTGATTCCTGTGTCAGCAGAAACCGGTCTATGGCAATCGGCTCCTCCAGTAACTGGTTATTGTAGTACAATACCTGTTTCGCAGGATGATAGTTCAGGCGCAGACTGTCGTGGTGCCGGATCAGCACCTGCAGCGCTTCTTTCAGGATATTTTTGTCCGGTTCCCGTTTCAGCTGCAGCAATACAGACTGATTATAGTAATGCGGATTTTCGAAACGCTGTGCAAAAAACCAGGCTTCTATGGGCGATAAATCTTTCTCTCCGGCTACCAGTCCCTGCTCATAACGGGCCGTGTCTTCTGTCAGTGTTGCATGTATACTGATCTGTGCAATGGTATGATAGGTGAGAATACTTCTTGCTTTCAGCTGAATACCTTGTTCATACAGGCGGGAGGCAATCTGTATCGCTTTGATGGAGTCGCCGCCCAGCTCGAAGAAATTATCTGTGACCTGGATATTTTGTTCTCCCAACACGTCTTCCCATACGGCGATGGATACTGCTTCTATCCTGTTGGCCGGCGGGCGCGCTGCTGCCAGCTCCCGCACAGATTCCGGATCGGGTAATGCCTCGTAGTTGATCTTTCCGTTTTTCGTCAGCGGGATCATTTCCAGCAGCACAAAATGGGCGGGGATCATGTAATACGGCAGCCGCTCTGCGAGATGACTGCGCCAGGCGGTGACATCCACCGGATGATCTGCCAGGTAGTAAGCACATAAAAACGGTTGCTGTTTTTTACCGGTTCGTAAGGTCACCAATGCATGGCTAACACCCGGATAACCGGCCAGCTGCTGTTCTATACCACCGAGTTCCACCCGGTATCCATTGATTTTCGCCTGCTGATCCCGGCGGCCGATGAAGCCGATATAACCACCCGGTAAACGGCGGGCCAGGTCACCGGTTTTATACAACCGGGCATCGGGCCGGAAAGGATCGGGAATAAATTTCGCTGCGGTCAGTTCCGGTTGAAAAAGATACTCCCGGGCGAGGCCATCACCAGCGATATACAATTCCCCGGCTACACCCGTTGGTACGGGCCGCATGGCCTCATCTAAAATATAGATACCCGTATTGGCGGCAGGCACCCCTATCGGCACACTGGTGGCAGTTTCCTCCGGGTCAAAGCCATGTATCATACAGCCTACTGTGGCCTCCGTAGGGCCGTATTCGTTAAACAGCTCCACCTGACCGCCGAATTTATCGTAAATGTCGCGGGCCAGTGTGGCGTCGAGGTCTTCTCCGCCAATGATCAGTCTTTTCAGGTTACCGGGCGCATTGGACAACAATAGCTTACTATCGCGTACAATACGGAGGTGCGAAGGCGTTAGTTTGATAATATTCACCTGGTTATCCAGGATGACCCGCTCTATCAGCGTACTGTTGCTGCGGCCATCGTCATAAATCACCAGCTTGTTGCCTGTGATCAGCGGACAAAACAACGCCGTGATCGTCAGGTCAAAGGAGATGGAGGTAAACAGGGGGAAGGCGGCCGTTTCATTTCTCACATAGTTTTCTGCGGCCCAGGTGATATAGTTCATCAGTGACCGGTGTTCAATCACCACCCCTTTGGGGTTGCCGGTGGTACCGGAGGTATAAATCACATAGGCCATATCCCTGGCTGTGTTTACCGGCGCCGGACTCTCTCCTGCTTCCTCCTGCAAATGACCTATATGGATAATTAAAGGCGCTTCCTGCCACTTTTCCTCTCCCAGGCTCACGTGGGCCTCATCGCTTGTAATAAGCGCCTTACAACGGCTATTTGTTACGATATAACGGATTTGTTGCGACGGGGTATCGGTATCGATCGGTAAAAATGCACCACCGGCTTTGAGGATGGCCAGTAAACTGATCACCAGCTCCGGTGAACGCCGCAGGAGCACTGCTACAATGCTGTCCGGCACAACTCCCTTTTTCCGCAGGGAGCCGGCCAGGTGATTAGCCCGGTCGTTCAGTTGCCGGTAAGTGAGCGTTTCCTGTTCCCCCACCAGCGCAATACTGTCGGGAGACAGCGCTACCTGCTTTTCAAACCAGGCCTGCATGGTACTGTCTGCAGCATATGCGCGGGCGGTCTGGTTGAATTTATGGATAAACTCCTCGTACTCATAATCCGATAGCAGGGTGAGTGTTGCCACATGCTGCTCCGGTGCGG
Coding sequences within:
- a CDS encoding non-ribosomal peptide synthetase, which gives rise to MNGRIEKSNIQDIIELTGIQQGMFFHYLKETENSLYNVQVSFLLEGALQADVLEQAIYAVQAGNEVLRSVFSWEKVSKPLHIILKQHPIDFKYIDLSATQHTAAEYIAADRHQRFDLTVLPIRFTLLKQTAGTYIFSITHHHILYDGWSTALLLKELLGNYHRLLQQQAPEIRVKIPYKEVVQRIKRKRLGEGEGGFWKQYLQGYHFTPLTKDFTGTTTERLLRRKHYSIPAQELEQFSASHKVTKAAVIYAAYALLMYKHRQQADMVFGTTVSCREPEIRGSESVIGNFMNTVPFRVKLEQQTLLSALVATVNNDIIQVNQFCTTSYFDIKQLLRLKPAADLFDVIIAIENYPLDESITQQQTFQISLREVYENTSIPFGIYVFFKEALEIEFVYKTDKISDGFAAEMATRFFMALQEILRNSSKSAGEVSLFTAAERQAIWDEQAQYLPEKLPQGGLTPASYHQERLWFIDRFEAGFLYEKGPVYHNIPLLLRFEGALQPDRLKKSIGWLVQRYDILRTRIINKEETPFQEIHTSEDFFWEEEDLREQPAELEPRLHRWINTAFDLSAALFRAVLIHTATDEYQLLVVFHHAIADRHTVWLLRDELLRNYQALLNGSTAPEKYTGLSYRGFGLWQQESLLKLEPWYLHYWKQYLGQQVKALEIPTDRSRAAIHIYTAASATVHIPDSLYQAVAQVAAQEEVPIRIVWMAAFKMLLRKYCGHDEIVIGTSAANRNTPFSQNVIGPVANLVVLKSDITDESCFRNYLHVLKAAEAQGMSFAAIPFDKLVKELAPGKDMSRTALFDILFQYETPPDSLPPVAGLNITTTATNNGYGKYDLHLLLSDNGDTIQGNMIYNADYFDPGTITTLLTHYITLLGNLLAAPLTGLGELTAIAAEEEQRLLQRFDHTQVSFPTNKTITDLLEEQIVRVPDNIAIKLGDQQVTYAELDRAADRIAACLVSKGVQADTIVALLADRSIDTVIGMVAILRAGGAYLPIDVDYPEERIQYLVQDSGTQLLLTSRAFEEKVPAGPAVIYLEDAADASPDISFARYRNHPADLCYIIYTSGTTGHPKGVMVTHRNVVRLFFNDGFQFDFGPGDVWTMFHSHCFDFSVWEMYGALLFGGRLVIIPKMMARDTAAYLDILREEKVTVLNQTPSAFYNLIREELVGPASLPALRYVIFGGEALSPAKLDTWYERYPRVQLVNMFGITETTVHVTYKEIGAEEIKNNNSNIGKPIPTLSVFLFDQHRQLVPRGVIGELYVGGEGVSRGYLGKPELTARVFVPHPYYPEQRLYKTGDLGRILASGDLEYIGRIDHQVQLRGFRIELGEIEGQLGKYPGVKETVVIAREQEEDKYLIAYYVSATEIAAPALRSFLSGKLPDYMLPSYFVRMEQLPLTSNGKTDRAALPDPQLEAGTGYLAPANDTEVALAAIWAEVLKVPQELISRKASFFELGGHSLKATVLLNKIFKHFQVTISLQEVFTHQDISSLAMLISAAVTATYTPIPVADSKSWYRVTAAQQQLYFLYQLDRSSLAYNMPYFLRLEGIPDPEQLSRAFERLIQRHEILRTRFAIVQGAVMQQVLETVSFSLEQQVAGADITHSIGNVIRPFDLEAAPLFRAGLITGADTTQLLWLDMHHIINDGVSQSVLVQDFVAAYRDEELPPLRLHYKDYAEWQQSPDRQNAISQQRAYWMQTFAEPASALELPADYPRPAVKNYAGHTIHFATTPATTAALKQLAAQEGSTLFMVLLAVYNVWLGKLSNQEDVVIGTPVAGREHADAEKIPGVFINTLPLRNRPVGSLRFRELLANVKASTLESFNNSAYPYEALVEQLQLERDLSRNPLFDVLFLYQNFDDISWDIPGLTLTPYTYQHPVAKLDLTLIVAEEADQLQWQLEYATALFKEETIRRAICYFENIIAAIIAAPDIRIAAIDFLPAAEKFNLLHAFNDTQGAFPEEDTLVSLLAAQVQRTPDKTAVMFADVALTYRELDEQANRLARRLIATHQVGAGQLVAIMLERSEKLLISLLAVLKTGAAYVPVDPSYPAQRVAYILQESKAQVLLTNEAYDTGIADQRAVLWYSEAEQAAYAATAPEVSVSPRDLCYVIYTSGSTGAPKGVMIHHRNVVNFFAGLNDHIEINAHDVMLAVTSTSFDISVLELCWTLCHGISVIIHPADVSLSGLDRYLQAENTVGYPPVTMLQSTPSFIRLLREDPHSRRFLASLQQLMVGGEALPLPLIQELRTENKTLRIYNMYGPTETTIWSCMYPFEAEITTISIGKPMRNTQIYILDNYLQLVPAGVTGALYIGGEGLSSGYKDRPELTLERFIPHPFVPGKNIYNTGDMARWLPDGNLAYAGRKDQQVKIRGFRIELGEIEKCLQDIAGVKEAVVIAGKEKGEAVLMAYVVTTDTPDITFIRAQLSERLPYYMVPPYLIPLEALPLTPNGKLDRLSLPAPGIAAAQEYIAPQTPAEQLLATVFATALEVNRVGMADNFFALGGDSIKSILIISGLQAAGYRLSIKDIFTARQIGELVRKMEQAVLPEQPAAPAGGLTYKGLTAAQLAALQADYQLEDIYPLSSLQEGMLFHAQLNAAASYYFVQLSYQLEGTLDINAVEHSLNGLVRRYAALRTVFPRGEFSRALQVVLRESKADFCYKDVREECRERGATATIAAHQLLDKHKKFDLAQGHLFRLTVLHVSDTVYEFIWSYHHILMDGWCMGIIVQDFKALYLAARHGQDAQLPPVAPYAHYFEWLCKQDHKQSLDFWRHYLAGYESPVGVPRKKKAGEAGAEHTRLSETLTLPATLMEQLRRVCTTQRVTLSTLVQMAWGIVLARYNNTTDVLFGGVVAGRPGEIAGVEAIVGLFINTIPVRVQYQETDTVGSLLRRMQDEALEASAHHHSALPEIQAQSVPGRALLDHLLIVENYPVSEKVQGTTVIDAATGEYYEVSGLQTVDQSNYDFHVVLIPGTDSILRLDYNPVIYDQRLIAHMAASLQQVITTIAAGTDHRIATLEILPDIEKHRILHDFNAHDVVYPTDKTVIGLFEAQVAADREKTAVQHEEVVLSYGALNNQANYIAQEIKRRCPVAGNHKIALLYTPSAEMIAAMLGVLKAGCAYVVLSPDIAAARNEYIVGNCGARLLLIQPAVLKSKPGAAAIIDPELLYEVQLDKVLPDTPAPVVSVLPEDLIYTIYTSGTTGTPKGVEIEHKGLVNMLYYHQALFGGKAGTAMSQVANITFDAAAFEIWPCLTQGGCLHIAPTAVRFSPEDMKAWLIAHQIEITFQPTVIAQHLLEMEWDTTPSALKVLNIAGDRLNYIPAHTFPFRVYNLYGPTEDTIWTTYTALPYAGIREHYLIGKPIPNKRVLILDKNRQLQPVGVAGELCIAGSGLARGYVEDQKKTDEKFITHPLIPGQRLYCTGDYARWLEDGTIEFLGRDDSQVKIRGYRIELGEIEWQLSLYPDILETAVMASIREKEKYLVAYYAAKTLIDETALLKYLREKLPDYMIPACFMYLPKFPVTRNGKVDRKALPEPVWGATVADAPPANQTEEQLVTIWAEMLEIAADAISVNKSFFVLGGHSLTAAKLVSRINHHFGIGLSLQDVFDRETVRQLSDYIITIRQLNHQLTDNDQTIEITI
- a CDS encoding TauD/TfdA family dioxygenase, producing the protein MEKLNIQEIAGRKMLLQTANIGISPVDWAVQYKEAVAAVLAEEGALLIRGLNIKSGEEFSRMLTLFFGSEPGAYTYRSTPRTSVEHNIYTASEYHPSETIPQHNENAYAHTWPLTIGFLCVQKAATMGNTPISDSRVAYAQIPADIREEFERKKVMYVRNYSDVDLPWTEVFQTTEKGEVEAFCKAHNIGFEWTETGLRTKQINQGVIQHPVTAEKLWFNQAHLFHVSSLQEDLQESLLDLLGEEFLPRNAYFGDGTPIDTEALSIIREVYDNTKFSFQWENQDLLLLDNMLFTHGREPFSGDRKVLVGMGRNYIPAS